A section of the Roseivirga sp. BDSF3-8 genome encodes:
- a CDS encoding sodium/pantothenate symporter gives MASQELVTAGWVLITLYLIMTLWFVIRGARSTKSIADYAVGSIAFSPVAVGLSLAASMTSAATFIINPGFVAYYGISGIISMAIMLPLGALISLVIFTKGFKKVGNAIKALTMAQWIGARYNNKAFATFFAFLSLLLITFVVLICVGLTKVLSGMLNTPETYTLLAIVAVIFGYMMFGGANSMVYTNMIQALLMIIVAVVLLTSGLDHFRDGINGFMDKLAAIDPLLVKPLNEQSPLFRDLFEVVFCQIVVGIAIVCQPHIITKSLLLKSDGDVNKFLVTGIVVEVLFFFVVAAGLYARIAFPDLTIAGETIGVDGIISAYVVQEFTVAVGLLVIMGLISAGISTLEGLIQSLSTTVTADILLPVFFKNRKENVPVPEVFINRLVIVGLALLAFFFSYRQLMAPDLSVGIFAQNGVYAYFSAAFIPVLFGTFVKNVRLIVPVAGAITAVVVHFSVYYGRLTPYMQEGVRNPGVAAALAICSSVLVSLLIHAVVRTRNNAPSKTTVNA, from the coding sequence ATGGCTTCACAGGAACTCGTAACCGCAGGCTGGGTACTTATTACCCTCTATCTGATCATGACCCTCTGGTTCGTCATCAGAGGAGCGCGAAGCACCAAGAGCATAGCCGACTATGCCGTTGGGAGCATAGCCTTCTCCCCCGTGGCAGTAGGCCTCTCCCTTGCCGCCTCCATGACCAGCGCCGCCACCTTTATCATCAACCCCGGCTTCGTCGCCTACTACGGCATTAGCGGCATCATCTCCATGGCCATCATGCTCCCCCTGGGCGCACTCATCAGCCTCGTCATCTTCACCAAAGGTTTCAAAAAAGTAGGGAACGCCATCAAAGCCCTCACCATGGCCCAGTGGATTGGCGCCAGATACAATAACAAAGCCTTCGCCACCTTCTTCGCCTTCCTCAGTCTGCTGCTCATCACCTTCGTAGTCCTCATCTGCGTAGGCCTTACCAAGGTCCTCTCCGGTATGCTCAATACCCCCGAGACCTACACCCTCCTCGCCATCGTCGCCGTTATTTTCGGTTACATGATGTTTGGGGGCGCCAACTCCATGGTCTACACCAACATGATACAGGCCCTCCTCATGATCATCGTTGCCGTCGTGCTCCTCACCTCAGGCCTTGATCACTTCCGCGACGGTATCAACGGCTTTATGGATAAACTAGCCGCTATAGACCCACTGCTCGTAAAGCCCCTCAATGAGCAAAGCCCACTCTTCAGAGATCTTTTCGAGGTAGTCTTCTGCCAGATAGTCGTAGGCATTGCCATCGTTTGCCAGCCACACATCATTACCAAGTCACTTCTGCTTAAGAGCGACGGCGACGTCAATAAATTCCTCGTTACCGGTATCGTTGTCGAGGTCCTATTCTTCTTTGTTGTAGCCGCAGGCCTCTACGCCCGCATCGCCTTTCCCGATCTCACCATTGCAGGAGAGACCATAGGCGTTGACGGCATTATATCAGCCTACGTTGTACAGGAATTTACCGTCGCCGTCGGACTCCTCGTCATCATGGGGCTTATCTCTGCAGGTATTTCCACACTCGAGGGCCTTATCCAGTCCCTCAGTACCACCGTCACCGCAGACATACTTCTGCCCGTATTTTTTAAGAATAGAAAAGAAAACGTACCCGTTCCCGAAGTATTCATCAATCGCCTCGTCATAGTAGGCCTCGCCCTCCTCGCATTCTTCTTCAGCTACCGGCAGCTGATGGCCCCCGACCTAAGCGTCGGCATCTTCGCACAAAATGGCGTATACGCCTATTTCTCCGCTGCATTCATTCCAGTCCTCTTCGGCACCTTTGTCAAAAACGTCCGCCTCATTGTACCCGTTGCAGGCGCTATCACCGCCGTAGTCGTTCACTTCAGCGTATACTACGGCCGCCTCACACCCTACATGCAGGAAGGAGTCCGTAACCCGGGAGTGGCCGCCGCACTGGCCATTTGCAGCTCAGTACTTGTATCCCTGCTCATACATGCAGTTGTTCGCACCCGTAATAACGCCCCCTCAAAAACAACTGTAAACGCATGA
- a CDS encoding LytR/AlgR family response regulator transcription factor yields the protein MKNAGIFIVEDDYVVAKNLQLMLEKSGYNVLGTADSGEESLPAIEKEKPDLIILDIDLAGVLSGIEVGGIIRQKFQTPFIYLTAHGDSDTMSKALPTEPGAYLAKPFNEDTLRSSIELALYKARNPGPGELQPAEARLPREKTSYTINDAIFIKSQKRLQKVFLKDILFVEANDIYVNVYAGKSKYLVNYSMKAISEKFPSDTFLRVHRSYIVNKDKIEAMEYNTLFIDGHSIPVSKTHRDDLMKYFDVI from the coding sequence ATGAAAAATGCCGGAATATTCATCGTTGAAGACGACTACGTAGTCGCGAAGAACCTCCAGCTCATGCTGGAAAAAAGCGGGTATAATGTGCTCGGTACTGCCGATTCCGGAGAAGAAAGTCTCCCCGCCATAGAAAAAGAGAAGCCCGACCTTATCATCCTCGACATAGACCTCGCCGGCGTCCTCAGCGGCATAGAAGTCGGCGGTATCATCAGGCAGAAGTTTCAAACACCCTTCATCTACCTCACCGCCCATGGCGACAGCGATACCATGAGCAAAGCCCTCCCGACCGAGCCCGGCGCCTACCTCGCCAAACCCTTCAATGAAGACACCCTCCGCTCCTCCATCGAGCTTGCACTATACAAAGCCCGTAACCCCGGCCCCGGAGAGTTACAGCCCGCCGAAGCCCGGCTACCCCGCGAAAAAACCAGCTACACCATCAACGACGCCATCTTTATCAAGTCCCAGAAAAGACTGCAGAAAGTGTTTCTCAAAGATATCCTCTTTGTAGAGGCCAATGACATCTACGTCAATGTCTATGCCGGTAAGAGCAAGTACCTCGTCAACTACAGCATGAAAGCCATTTCCGAGAAGTTTCCCTCCGATACCTTCCTCCGCGTCCATCGCTCCTACATTGTCAATAAAGACAAGATAGAAGCCATGGAGTACAACACCCTTTTCATAGACGGCCACAGCATACCCGTAAGCAAAACCCACCGTGACGACCTTATGAAGTACTTCGATGTCATTTAG
- a CDS encoding 7TM diverse intracellular signaling domain-containing protein yields MSITVRILLFTLALWAYGLDPVYAQTEADGEAIITCVKYLHDANDTMRLESLPAEGWSDGYPYTHEGSVWTAMEIVNEGNTNAEVVLPVGNIPVAVLYLPDGRKLRTGVFLPVEERSYAFHSPIFSFTVAPGRHSYFMKLQTKGRIAPPQSFTAELIPAKAQLQAERNRLFSQGLFIGIILVMALYNFSLYLTVRDISYLYYVLSIMGIGLYFMFYYGFTREYLWPGAPVWDAYSFAFIVPLTGLARIMFTRSYLHTSRLLPLADKFLKLLFVLYMVPLGMGGGCLLLGLPWYEGIIDVIGVLGTMVLATMLVAGVITWYGGYTPALFFTLANVLFVLGTNVFIFKEMGLYEDNFVSRYAAQVGVIAQVVLFSLGLAYRLKRARQEAAEQKLAAKRMELEKEAERKQLIEKQKAELERTVAERTQELRESIDRLQESETGLRQLNKVKDKLFSVVSHDLRGPVATLDSFINIITHHAASVTPEELLLLSGKTRQSVNNLSFLLDNLLNWSRSQMGTLVYNPESFTLREVVQQNIELHTPVAETKKITLVANVHPQLAVVADRSMTDFIIRNLLSNAIKFTKPYGTVKISAAMADEQVQVMVTDTGIGMPQETLDRIMEPESTYSTRGTHKEPGTGLGLLLVKEFLEKHGAVLCVESREGEGSSFSFLMSKDREVMVVDEVY; encoded by the coding sequence TTGTCTATTACGGTCCGTATTTTACTGTTTACCCTGGCACTTTGGGCTTATGGCCTGGATCCTGTCTATGCACAAACGGAGGCTGATGGGGAGGCTATAATAACCTGCGTAAAGTATCTGCATGATGCAAATGATACCATGAGATTGGAATCTCTCCCTGCAGAGGGGTGGTCTGATGGGTACCCGTATACGCATGAGGGGTCGGTATGGACAGCCATGGAGATCGTGAATGAGGGCAACACGAATGCGGAGGTGGTGCTGCCGGTGGGAAACATACCGGTGGCGGTGCTTTACCTGCCGGATGGAAGGAAGCTGCGTACGGGAGTGTTTTTGCCTGTGGAAGAAAGAAGTTACGCTTTTCACAGTCCTATATTCAGCTTTACGGTAGCCCCTGGCAGGCATTCATACTTTATGAAGCTGCAGACTAAGGGACGGATAGCGCCCCCGCAGTCATTTACGGCAGAGCTGATACCGGCAAAGGCGCAGCTACAGGCGGAGCGCAACCGGCTGTTTAGCCAGGGGCTGTTTATCGGGATCATCCTGGTGATGGCGCTGTATAATTTCTCTCTTTACCTGACGGTGCGGGACATCAGCTACCTGTACTATGTGCTGTCGATCATGGGCATAGGGCTATACTTTATGTTTTACTATGGCTTTACGCGGGAGTATCTGTGGCCGGGGGCTCCTGTGTGGGATGCGTATAGTTTTGCCTTCATTGTGCCGCTTACGGGGCTGGCAAGGATCATGTTTACGCGGAGTTACCTGCATACGTCTAGGCTGCTTCCCCTGGCGGATAAGTTTCTGAAATTACTTTTTGTGCTGTACATGGTGCCGCTGGGGATGGGGGGGGGCTGCCTGCTGCTAGGCTTGCCGTGGTATGAGGGGATCATTGATGTGATAGGGGTACTGGGCACGATGGTGCTGGCTACGATGCTGGTGGCGGGGGTGATAACGTGGTACGGGGGCTATACGCCGGCGCTGTTTTTCACGCTGGCGAATGTGCTGTTTGTGCTGGGGACAAATGTGTTCATCTTTAAGGAGATGGGGCTGTATGAGGACAACTTTGTAAGTCGCTATGCGGCGCAGGTGGGGGTGATCGCGCAGGTGGTGCTGTTTAGCCTGGGGTTGGCCTATCGCCTGAAACGGGCACGGCAGGAGGCGGCGGAACAGAAGCTGGCGGCGAAACGGATGGAGCTGGAAAAGGAGGCGGAGAGAAAGCAGCTTATCGAAAAGCAGAAGGCTGAACTGGAGCGGACAGTGGCGGAGCGGACGCAGGAGCTTCGGGAGTCTATCGACCGGCTGCAGGAATCTGAAACGGGGCTGCGGCAACTGAATAAGGTGAAGGATAAGCTGTTTTCGGTGGTATCGCATGACTTACGTGGGCCGGTGGCTACGCTGGACAGCTTTATCAATATTATTACGCACCATGCGGCGAGCGTGACGCCTGAGGAGCTGCTGCTGCTAAGCGGCAAGACGCGGCAGTCGGTAAATAACCTGTCTTTTTTACTGGATAACCTGCTGAACTGGTCTCGCTCGCAGATGGGGACGCTGGTGTATAACCCGGAGAGCTTTACGCTGCGGGAGGTGGTGCAGCAAAATATAGAGCTGCACACGCCGGTGGCGGAGACGAAGAAGATCACGCTGGTGGCTAATGTGCACCCGCAACTGGCGGTAGTGGCGGACCGAAGCATGACGGACTTTATTATCCGTAACCTGCTGAGTAATGCGATCAAGTTTACGAAACCGTATGGCACGGTGAAGATATCGGCTGCTATGGCGGATGAGCAGGTGCAGGTGATGGTGACGGATACGGGCATAGGTATGCCACAGGAGACGCTGGACCGGATAATGGAGCCGGAGAGTACGTACAGTACGCGGGGTACGCATAAGGAGCCTGGTACGGGCCTGGGCCTGCTGCTGGTGAAGGAGTTCCTGGAAAAACATGGAGCGGTGCTGTGCGTGGAGAGCCGGGAGGGTGAGGGCTCATCATTCAGTTTCCTGATGTCGAAGGACCGTGAGGTGATGGTGGTGGATGAGGTGTATTAG
- a CDS encoding lipid II:glycine glycyltransferase FemX — MYKFEWTKSKKELDEWDSFLQATPRGHYLQVSHWLTSYTRYGFGYELLTVRDSDGNLVAGLGVVISKVAMFKGYCCPCGPVIADGYEEVLNDILEAFKQRAIEKKAIFCQVNMPLFTDPGTALIQHGLSVDTSALSALRGAYEGDKARGISSINGFRSVLIRYDQEGEPYDYVYGSFNKNTKRNVKKASKNGLELKFATTPEKVEETYHLLEHNGETQGYSVRAWEDFKDTLLGMMEKGMCMMPYCEFEGKMLGALIIFNVGKRLTYVSGGTIREERDLKVGHFLHNEMLKLSIEKGYRFYDISVGGSPGVTRFKEGFNGRHVAFYEPRYWVLSPLLFKAYDKALPYFKRHKVLVSKALKLFR; from the coding sequence ATGTATAAGTTTGAGTGGACAAAAAGTAAGAAAGAACTTGATGAGTGGGACAGCTTTTTACAGGCCACACCCCGCGGGCATTACCTGCAGGTAAGTCATTGGCTAACCTCCTATACCCGCTATGGCTTCGGCTATGAATTACTCACTGTGCGTGATAGTGACGGTAATCTCGTAGCAGGGCTCGGAGTCGTCATCTCTAAAGTGGCTATGTTCAAGGGCTATTGCTGCCCCTGTGGCCCCGTCATTGCAGATGGGTATGAAGAGGTGTTAAACGATATCCTTGAAGCCTTTAAGCAAAGGGCTATTGAGAAAAAAGCCATCTTTTGCCAGGTAAATATGCCCCTGTTCACCGATCCGGGAACGGCGCTTATTCAGCACGGATTGAGCGTCGATACCAGTGCACTTTCTGCCCTGAGGGGGGCATACGAAGGCGATAAAGCCCGTGGCATCTCTTCCATTAATGGTTTTCGTTCCGTCCTTATCCGATATGACCAGGAAGGCGAGCCCTACGACTATGTATACGGCAGCTTTAATAAAAATACCAAACGGAATGTTAAAAAGGCCAGCAAAAACGGCCTGGAGTTGAAGTTTGCCACCACCCCCGAAAAGGTAGAGGAAACCTATCACCTGCTCGAGCACAATGGCGAAACCCAGGGCTATAGCGTGAGAGCCTGGGAAGACTTTAAAGACACTCTCCTCGGCATGATGGAAAAGGGAATGTGTATGATGCCTTACTGCGAATTTGAAGGCAAAATGCTCGGCGCCCTTATCATTTTTAATGTCGGTAAAAGGCTTACCTACGTTTCCGGAGGTACCATCAGAGAAGAAAGAGACCTCAAAGTGGGCCACTTTCTGCATAACGAAATGCTGAAGCTTTCCATAGAGAAAGGCTACAGATTTTACGATATTTCAGTAGGAGGTAGCCCCGGCGTTACCCGCTTCAAAGAAGGCTTTAATGGCCGCCATGTAGCGTTTTATGAGCCCAGATATTGGGTGTTGAGCCCCCTGCTCTTCAAGGCCTACGACAAAGCGTTGCCCTACTTTAAGCGCCATAAAGTATTGGTTTCAAAAGCACTAAAGCTATTCCGATGA
- a CDS encoding RHS repeat-associated core domain-containing protein, producing the protein MQGQIGRRRRLGPPSGFYSTQYREYGAALGRFHAIDPMASKFAAWTPYMYGYNNTVNANDPDGAQAAHRASGGQYDLTNPVPVEYQIFFHDPVGGTRVGKRNSTMPASGNHWTDRTLTDPDYLAQRDYFLLPNREFGDKYGIDQSQVVFVDGKIHIKEWDSTGGDPITKEEWLKRGGNLEDLEEDVAYTFFGGDWKITPVLDSNGNKVTLSPWFGVGLGLFEEGMDIYGEFKTVVIPIYGKSGKAIAGWNVMLKSTGKTLTILKTGASKGGYILAGAGFVLDTMDFVDGDISAARYGYRTTGTAAAIVAGAFISAGVGAIVGAVFVVGECAYDWWMDDVQPVIDQGNRDLINGLKGGWRPFRR; encoded by the coding sequence ATGCAGGGTCAGATTGGCAGAAGGAGACGGCTGGGCCCGCCTTCGGGTTTCTACAGTACGCAATATAGGGAGTATGGTGCGGCGTTGGGTAGGTTCCATGCGATAGATCCAATGGCAAGTAAGTTTGCTGCCTGGACGCCGTATATGTATGGGTATAATAATACGGTAAATGCGAATGATCCGGATGGGGCTCAGGCGGCTCATAGAGCCTCAGGCGGCCAGTATGATCTTACTAATCCTGTTCCTGTTGAGTATCAGATATTCTTCCATGATCCGGTAGGTGGCACAAGAGTAGGTAAAAGAAACTCGACTATGCCAGCATCTGGTAACCATTGGACTGATCGAACCCTTACCGACCCTGATTATTTGGCGCAAAGGGATTATTTTTTATTGCCAAATAGAGAATTTGGAGATAAATATGGAATTGATCAAAGTCAAGTAGTGTTTGTCGATGGGAAAATCCACATAAAAGAATGGGACTCAACGGGTGGTGACCCAATTACCAAAGAAGAATGGCTTAAACGAGGTGGTAATTTAGAGGACTTAGAAGAGGATGTAGCCTATACGTTTTTTGGGGGTGATTGGAAAATCACTCCAGTTTTAGACTCAAATGGTAATAAAGTCACACTTTCTCCTTGGTTCGGTGTCGGGCTGGGTCTCTTTGAAGAGGGAATGGATATATACGGAGAATTCAAAACCGTAGTTATTCCAATTTATGGCAAGTCAGGTAAAGCAATAGCTGGCTGGAATGTGATGCTGAAAAGCACTGGAAAAACATTAACTATTTTAAAGACTGGTGCCTCCAAAGGAGGGTATATTTTGGCAGGAGCTGGTTTCGTGCTCGACACAATGGATTTCGTTGATGGGGATATATCAGCGGCTAGGTATGGTTACCGTACGACAGGAACTGCAGCAGCTATTGTTGCGGGTGCTTTTATATCAGCAGGTGTTGGGGCTATAGTAGGAGCTGTCTTCGTTGTAGGGGAATGTGCGTATGATTGGTGGATGGATGATGTACAACCTGTAATTGATCAGGGTAACAGAGATTTAATCAATGGATTAAAAGGTGGATGGAGGCCGTTCAGGAGATAA
- a CDS encoding RHS repeat-associated core domain-containing protein, protein MEASQNQHLLTMEAGADEEGDYPKFKNVTTFRDGNQALSGASSAKVTNATGPYISIPVMKGDTIDASVYYYYDDQSTSSSSQQMLTSEQETGGSGNEFTFAAPLFTTTPRIPGTGDNQAAGGGVRFNLAALYPIGKALFGNKKESTSNLSISETTLSTAPAAYLELLLYDKDSALVSSQAVPVGSSTFWAQIDGTLTVSDNGYVVVQLRSQDTQDVWFDDLQIDHRKPDRAIVLQENHYYPFGLQMEGVAVNTASPTDPNRKLYNAGSDWQKETGFYSTQYREYDPALGRFHAIDPMASKFATWTPYMYGYNDPVNANDPDGAQAAWRNLNNPVPVEMQFFSQDPIGGSHDAYRTNRIGIGSGNHWSDAVNLQAGNYGTLYQRMTGRRFATFTGARNIYGHINEQRAAEVAKGIGPTFAGESAKEVFNKLNKRRYALITSKYWSYPDGSRSVGHDFEIELISGAEAIDFLVDQAGSNAWDFNNDLLSKPPTIYFGDWFVDPYSFNLKKIGDAYYADVKYEETFLLLNYSRGIKSMKLKIPSIKLLISAVGRDEEQARLRLAFSFQQARVKVFSNYEDGLIITPAEAKKEFIQTLKRELRGFGGSIFPGYNVELPISEINFIGWRMYPDY, encoded by the coding sequence GTGGAGGCGAGCCAGAACCAGCACCTGCTGACGATGGAAGCGGGTGCGGATGAAGAGGGTGACTACCCGAAATTCAAGAACGTGACTACTTTCCGTGATGGCAATCAGGCGCTTAGCGGTGCCTCTTCTGCTAAGGTGACGAATGCTACGGGCCCCTACATTTCGATACCGGTGATGAAGGGCGATACGATCGATGCCTCGGTATACTATTACTATGATGACCAGAGCACGAGCTCATCCAGCCAGCAGATGCTGACTAGCGAGCAGGAGACAGGTGGGTCTGGTAATGAGTTTACCTTTGCGGCTCCGCTCTTTACTACCACCCCGCGTATACCGGGCACGGGTGACAACCAGGCGGCTGGCGGAGGTGTCAGGTTTAACCTGGCGGCCTTGTACCCGATCGGTAAGGCGCTGTTTGGGAATAAGAAGGAAAGCACCAGCAATCTGAGTATTTCGGAAACTACGCTCAGTACGGCCCCGGCGGCTTATCTGGAGCTGCTGCTTTATGATAAAGACAGTGCGCTGGTATCTTCACAGGCTGTGCCTGTAGGCAGCAGTACCTTCTGGGCGCAGATAGACGGTACACTGACTGTTTCGGATAATGGCTATGTCGTGGTGCAGCTCCGCAGCCAGGATACACAAGATGTGTGGTTTGATGATCTGCAGATCGACCACCGCAAGCCTGATAGGGCGATAGTGTTGCAGGAGAATCACTACTATCCATTTGGCCTGCAGATGGAGGGGGTAGCTGTTAACACGGCTTCACCCACTGATCCAAACCGAAAGCTCTATAATGCCGGTTCGGACTGGCAGAAGGAGACCGGTTTCTATAGCACGCAATATAGGGAGTATGATCCGGCACTGGGGAGGTTCCATGCGATAGATCCGATGGCAAGTAAGTTTGCTACCTGGACGCCTTATATGTATGGGTATAATGATCCGGTGAATGCGAATGATCCGGATGGGGCTCAGGCGGCTTGGCGAAACCTCAATAACCCAGTGCCAGTAGAGATGCAGTTTTTCAGTCAGGATCCTATTGGAGGAAGTCATGATGCATATCGAACTAACCGCATTGGGATAGGTTCTGGTAATCACTGGAGTGATGCAGTTAATTTACAAGCTGGAAACTATGGTACTCTTTATCAGCGAATGACAGGTAGAAGGTTTGCTACCTTCACCGGGGCACGAAATATTTACGGGCATATAAACGAGCAAAGAGCGGCAGAAGTGGCGAAGGGTATCGGTCCTACATTCGCTGGTGAATCTGCGAAAGAAGTATTTAATAAGTTGAATAAGAGAAGATATGCTTTAATAACTTCAAAATATTGGAGCTACCCAGATGGGTCTAGGAGTGTAGGACATGATTTTGAAATTGAGTTAATTTCAGGGGCTGAAGCAATTGATTTTTTGGTTGATCAGGCTGGGTCAAATGCATGGGATTTTAATAATGATTTGTTATCTAAACCACCAACAATATACTTTGGTGATTGGTTTGTAGATCCCTACTCTTTTAATTTGAAAAAAATAGGAGACGCTTATTATGCAGATGTTAAATACGAAGAAACCTTTCTACTTCTAAACTATAGTAGAGGAATCAAAAGTATGAAATTAAAAATTCCCAGTATCAAATTGCTTATTAGTGCAGTTGGAAGAGATGAAGAACAAGCGCGATTACGGCTCGCATTTAGTTTTCAGCAAGCTAGAGTGAAAGTTTTTTCTAATTATGAAGACGGCCTTATTATTACGCCTGCCGAGGCTAAGAAGGAATTTATTCAAACATTAAAAAGAGAGTTGAGAGGTTTTGGAGGATCAATATTTCCCGGATATAATGTTGAGTTACCGATATCAGAAATTAATTTTATAGGATGGAGAATGTACCCAGATTATTGA
- a CDS encoding RHS repeat-associated core domain-containing protein: protein MVINSDSAIIRDMIGGMVWEHKEGLTPALSYLPMPEGRLVKQDTSYRYEYFYTDHQGNTRVSWTPVEASQNQHLLTMEAGADEEGDYPKFKNVTTFRDGNQALSGASSAKVTNATGPYISIPVMKGDTIDASVYYYYDDQSTSSSSQQMLTSEQETGGSGNEFTFTAPLFTTTPRIPGTGDNQAAGGGVRFNLAALYPIGKALFGNKKESTSNLSISEGTLSTAPAAYLELLLYDKDSALVSSQAVPVGSSTFWAQIDGTLTASDNGYVVVQLRSQDTQDVWFDDLQIDHRKPDRAVVLQENHYYPFGLQMEGVAVNTALPTDPNRKLYNAGSDWQKETGFYSTQYREYDPALGRFHAIDPLASKFATWTPYMYGYNDPVNANDPDGAQSVRKGSVAEQVQDRNRNGKIFESLDPGGRQAWLLPERLGAWRETQYANGSGNYENISIESAVNTLLKSKLGGTYRPGSGFTYFKSDYEVAFAGISYNIEHGTFHTTELARSLRKLGESFAEAYHTPESSN from the coding sequence GTGGTGATCAATAGTGACAGTGCCATTATCAGGGATATGATCGGTGGAATGGTCTGGGAGCATAAAGAAGGGCTGACACCTGCGTTGAGCTACCTGCCGATGCCGGAGGGCCGCCTGGTGAAGCAGGACACAAGCTATCGCTATGAATACTTCTACACTGACCACCAGGGCAATACGCGCGTAAGCTGGACGCCGGTGGAGGCGAGCCAGAACCAGCACCTGCTGACGATGGAAGCGGGTGCGGATGAAGAGGGTGACTACCCGAAATTCAAGAACGTGACTACTTTCCGTGATGGCAATCAGGCGCTTAGCGGTGCCTCTTCTGCTAAGGTGACGAATGCTACGGGCCCCTATATCTCGATACCGGTGATGAAAGGCGATACGATCGATGCCTCGGTATACTATTACTATGATGACCAGAGCACGAGTTCATCCAGCCAGCAGATGCTGACTAGCGAGCAGGAGACAGGTGGGTCTGGTAATGAGTTTACCTTTACGGCTCCGCTCTTTACTACGACCCCGCGTATACCGGGCACGGGTGACAACCAGGCGGCTGGCGGAGGTGTGAGGTTTAACCTGGCGGCCCTGTACCCGATCGGTAAGGCGCTGTTTGGGAATAAGAAGGAAAGCACCAGCAATCTGAGTATTTCGGAGGGTACACTCAGTACGGCCCCGGCGGCTTACCTGGAGCTACTGCTTTATGATAAAGACAGTGCGCTGGTATCTTCACAGGCTGTGCCTGTAGGTAGTAGTACCTTCTGGGCGCAGATAGACGGTACACTAACAGCCTCAGATAATGGCTATGTAGTGGTGCAACTCCGCAGCCAGGATACACAGGATGTATGGTTCGACGATCTGCAGATAGATCACCGCAAGCCGGATAGAGCGGTAGTTCTCCAGGAGAACCACTACTACCCCTTCGGCCTCCAGATGGAAGGAGTGGCTGTTAACACGGCCCTACCTACTGACCCGAATCGTAAGCTATACAATGCTGGCAGCGACTGGCAGAAGGAGACCGGTTTCTATAGCACGCAATATAGGGAGTATGATCCGGCACTGGGCAGATTCCATGCGATAGATCCGTTGGCGAGTAAGTTTGCTACGTGGACGCCGTATATGTATGGGTACAATGATCCGGTGAATGCGAATGATCCGGATGGGGCTCAGTCAGTCAGGAAAGGTTCTGTTGCTGAGCAAGTACAAGATAGGAACAGGAATGGGAAAATATTTGAAAGTCTAGATCCAGGAGGTCGACAGGCGTGGTTATTGCCAGAAAGGTTAGGGGCTTGGAGGGAGACTCAGTATGCTAATGGAAGTGGAAATTACGAAAATATATCAATAGAGTCTGCAGTTAATACTTTATTGAAGTCAAAGCTTGGTGGTACCTATAGGCCTGGTAGTGGTTTTACGTATTTTAAGTCTGACTATGAAGTAGCTTTCGCTGGCATAAGCTATAATATAGAACATGGAACTTTTCATACTACAGAATTAGCTAGGAGTCTAAGAAAATTAGGTGAATCATTCGCGGAGGCCTATCATACTCCTGAAAGCTCAAATTAA